GCGCATCGACATCCTGGTGAACAACGCGGGAGTGAACATAACGCAGTTCGCCGAGGACGTGACCGAACAGGCGTGGGACACGGTGCTCGGCGTCAACCTTAAAGCCGTCTTCTTCTGCTCCCAGGCCGCAGGGAAGGTCATGATCGGGCAGAAGGGCGGGAAGATCGTAAACGTGTCCTCCCAGGCCGGCGCCGTCGCGATCCCGAAGCGGGCCGCATACTGCTCGAGCAAGGGGGCGGTCAACCAGCTCACGAGGCTGCTCGCCCTCGAATGGGCGAAGCACAACATACACGTGAACGCCGTCGCCCCGACCTTCCTCGAGACGCCGCTGACCAAACCGATGTTCGAGGACGGGGAGTTCCGCAAGTATGTGCTCGACAGCATCCCCCTGGGCAGGATCGGGAAGCCGTCGGACGTGACGGGGGCCGTCGTATTCCTCGCGTCGCCCGCCTCCGACATGGTGACCGGCCACGTGCTCCACGTGGACGGGGGGTGGACGATCCGGTAATGAAGCGGGACCATCGGCAGACAACTTCCTAGAGAAGGGGGAACCCAGGTGAAAAGGAAAACGGGCGGCAAGGTATCCAGGAGGGACTTCCT
The genomic region above belongs to Thermodesulfobacteriota bacterium and contains:
- a CDS encoding glucose 1-dehydrogenase translates to MGTETPAVPIFRLDGKVAMVTGAGRGLGAEIALALAAQGADIVVADRTLAETEATAAAVTALGRRALPAEADLLSVPAIRDMVAKAAGELGRIDILVNNAGVNITQFAEDVTEQAWDTVLGVNLKAVFFCSQAAGKVMIGQKGGKIVNVSSQAGAVAIPKRAAYCSSKGAVNQLTRLLALEWAKHNIHVNAVAPTFLETPLTKPMFEDGEFRKYVLDSIPLGRIGKPSDVTGAVVFLASPASDMVTGHVLHVDGGWTIR